The Desmonostoc muscorum LEGE 12446 genome includes a region encoding these proteins:
- the rplV gene encoding 50S ribosomal protein L22, protein MATDTTQVKAIARFIRISPLKVRRVLDQIRGLSYREALIILEFMPYRATEPILKVLRSAAANAEHNAGLDRTQLIITQAYADQGPVLKRFQPRAQGRAYQIRKPTCHITVAVGPAPEK, encoded by the coding sequence ATGGCTACTGATACTACTCAAGTCAAAGCGATCGCCCGTTTTATACGCATTTCCCCCTTGAAAGTGCGTCGTGTACTGGATCAAATCCGCGGGCTATCCTATCGAGAAGCGTTAATCATCCTGGAATTCATGCCCTATCGCGCCACTGAACCCATATTGAAGGTTCTCAGAAGCGCTGCTGCGAACGCCGAACACAACGCTGGCTTAGATCGGACTCAACTAATAATTACTCAGGCTTATGCCGACCAAGGGCCTGTCCTGAAACGATTCCAACCAAGGGCGCAAGGTAGAGCTTACCAAATTCGCAAGCCGACATGTCATATTACTGTCGCTGTTGGCCCCGCCCCAGAAAAATAA
- the rplN gene encoding 50S ribosomal protein L14 has translation MIQPQTYLNVADNSGARKLMCIRVLGGGNRRYGFIGDKIIAVVKDATPNMAVKKSDVVEAVIVRTRKAVNRDSGMSIRFDDNAAVIINKDGNPRGTRVFGPVARELRDKNFTKIVSLAPEVL, from the coding sequence GTGATTCAACCCCAGACTTACTTAAATGTCGCAGATAATAGCGGTGCCCGAAAACTAATGTGCATCCGCGTATTGGGCGGAGGTAACCGCCGTTATGGTTTTATTGGCGACAAGATTATTGCTGTTGTTAAAGATGCTACACCCAATATGGCTGTCAAGAAGTCTGATGTTGTGGAAGCAGTAATTGTCCGTACTCGGAAAGCCGTAAATCGTGATAGCGGTATGAGTATTCGCTTTGACGATAATGCGGCTGTAATTATTAACAAAGACGGTAATCCCAGAGGCACACGGGTTTTTGGCCCAGTTGCTCGGGAACTCCGCGATAAAAACTTTACCAAAATTGTTTCTCTGGCTCCGGAGGTGCTGTAA
- the rplP gene encoding 50S ribosomal protein L16: MLSPRRTKFRKQQRGRMEGLASRGSTLNFGDFALQAQEPAWITSRQIEASRRAMTRYIRRGGQIWIRIFPDKPVTMRPAETRMGSGKGSPEFWVAVVKPGRIMFEIAGVSEEIAREAMRLAAFKLPIKTKFIVRSQPQEQE; the protein is encoded by the coding sequence ATGTTAAGTCCTAGAAGAACTAAATTCCGCAAACAACAGCGCGGACGGATGGAGGGACTAGCCAGCCGTGGCAGTACCCTTAACTTCGGTGATTTTGCACTCCAAGCTCAAGAACCTGCTTGGATTACCTCCCGGCAAATAGAAGCTTCCCGTCGAGCAATGACTCGTTATATTCGTCGGGGTGGACAAATCTGGATTCGGATTTTCCCTGATAAACCTGTAACCATGCGTCCCGCTGAAACCCGGATGGGTTCTGGTAAAGGTTCGCCAGAGTTTTGGGTGGCTGTAGTCAAGCCAGGTCGAATCATGTTTGAAATCGCTGGCGTTTCTGAAGAAATTGCCCGTGAAGCTATGCGTTTGGCTGCATTTAAGCTGCCAATAAAAACCAAATTTATTGTGCGCTCTCAACCACAGGAGCAGGAGTAG
- the rplX gene encoding 50S ribosomal protein L24: MAGKQGTPKVFHKMHVKTGDTVQVIAGKDKGKVGEIIQALPQLSKVVVKGVNIKTKHVKPQQEGESGRIVTQEFPIHSSNVMLYSTKQNVASRVCYTFTSEGKKVRKLKKTGEILDK; encoded by the coding sequence ATGGCAGGCAAACAGGGTACGCCCAAAGTATTCCACAAAATGCACGTCAAAACTGGCGACACCGTACAAGTAATTGCTGGTAAAGACAAAGGAAAAGTTGGTGAAATTATCCAAGCACTTCCCCAACTGAGTAAAGTTGTCGTCAAAGGTGTCAACATTAAAACCAAGCACGTCAAACCCCAGCAAGAAGGAGAATCAGGGCGAATTGTCACCCAAGAATTCCCCATTCATAGCTCCAACGTCATGCTTTATTCCACCAAGCAAAACGTTGCTAGTCGTGTTTGTTACACCTTTACGTCAGAAGGCAAAAAAGTCAGAAAGCTCAAGAAAACTGGTGAAATTCTTGATAAATAA
- the rpsS gene encoding 30S ribosomal protein S19, with the protein MGRSLKKGPFVADHLLKKIEKLNDNNRKEVIKTWSRASTILPLMVGHTIAVHNGRQHVPVFVNEQMVGHKLGEFAPTRTYRGHGKSDKKSGR; encoded by the coding sequence ATGGGTCGTTCTCTAAAAAAAGGTCCCTTCGTTGCGGATCATCTCCTTAAGAAAATTGAAAAGCTCAACGACAATAACAGAAAAGAAGTTATTAAAACTTGGTCAAGAGCTTCGACAATTTTGCCTCTAATGGTTGGTCATACCATAGCTGTTCATAACGGACGCCAACACGTTCCAGTATTTGTAAATGAACAGATGGTAGGACACAAGTTGGGTGAATTTGCCCCAACACGCACCTACAGGGGTCATGGAAAAAGCGACAAAAAATCAGGTAGGTAG
- the rpmC gene encoding 50S ribosomal protein L29: MPLPKISEARELSDEKISDEILAVKRQLFQLRLQKATRQLDKPHQFKHAKHRLAQLLTVEGERKRAANQPPQAEE, encoded by the coding sequence ATGCCTCTTCCCAAAATTTCAGAAGCAAGAGAATTAAGTGACGAGAAAATTTCTGATGAAATTCTCGCTGTTAAAAGACAACTATTTCAGTTGCGCTTGCAAAAAGCCACAAGACAGCTAGATAAGCCCCACCAGTTCAAACATGCTAAGCACCGCCTAGCACAATTGCTGACGGTCGAGGGAGAACGCAAACGGGCAGCAAATCAACCGCCGCAAGCAGAAGAGTAG
- the rpsC gene encoding 30S ribosomal protein S3 gives MGQKIHPVGFRLGITQEHQSRWFAVPERYPELLQEDYKLRTYIEQKLGRLAQNNAGISEVRIERKADQIDLEVRTARPGVVVGRGGQGIESLRTGLQGLLGSNRQIRINVVEVQRVDADAYLIAEYIAQQLERRVSFRRVVRQAIQRAQRAGVQGIKIQVSGRLNGAEIARTEWTREGRVPLHTLRADIDYSYCTAKTVYGILGIKVWVFKGEIIPGQEETAPPPAARERDRDRGDREREPRRRQQQRRRQQFEDRSNEG, from the coding sequence GTGGGACAGAAAATTCATCCAGTTGGTTTTCGTCTGGGTATTACACAAGAACATCAATCCCGTTGGTTTGCCGTTCCGGAACGCTATCCAGAACTTTTACAAGAAGACTACAAACTCCGTACATACATAGAACAAAAGCTCGGCAGACTCGCTCAAAACAATGCCGGAATTTCCGAAGTGCGGATTGAGCGCAAAGCCGATCAAATCGACTTAGAAGTACGCACAGCTAGACCAGGGGTAGTAGTGGGTCGCGGTGGACAAGGTATAGAATCCTTGCGTACTGGACTCCAAGGACTATTGGGTAGTAATCGCCAAATTCGCATTAACGTAGTTGAAGTGCAACGAGTTGATGCTGATGCCTACCTGATTGCCGAATACATTGCTCAACAACTGGAACGCCGTGTTTCCTTTCGGCGGGTAGTCCGACAAGCGATTCAGCGTGCCCAACGCGCTGGTGTCCAAGGTATAAAAATTCAAGTCAGCGGCCGGCTCAACGGTGCAGAAATTGCCCGGACAGAGTGGACTCGTGAGGGTAGAGTACCTCTACATACCTTACGGGCTGACATTGATTACTCCTATTGCACAGCAAAAACTGTTTACGGGATTTTGGGTATCAAAGTGTGGGTGTTCAAGGGAGAAATTATCCCTGGACAAGAAGAAACTGCACCACCACCCGCAGCTCGGGAACGCGATCGCGATCGTGGCGATCGTGAACGTGAACCCCGTCGCCGTCAACAACAACGCCGTCGCCAACAATTTGAAGACCGCTCAAATGAAGGGTAA
- the rplE gene encoding 50S ribosomal protein L5, translating into MATTRLKTLYQETIVPKLTQQFEYTNVHQVPKLVKITINRGLGEAAQNAKALEASINEIALITGQKPVVTRAKKAIAGFKIRQGMPVGIMVTLRAERMYAFLDRLVSLSLPRIRDFRGVSPKSFDGRGNYTLGVREQLIFPEVEYDNIDQVRGLDISIITTAKNDEEGRALLKELGMPFRDQ; encoded by the coding sequence ATGGCGACAACAAGACTCAAAACCTTATATCAAGAGACAATCGTCCCCAAGCTGACCCAGCAGTTTGAATATACCAACGTTCATCAAGTACCGAAGTTGGTAAAAATTACTATTAACCGGGGTTTGGGTGAAGCAGCTCAAAATGCGAAGGCGCTGGAAGCTTCTATCAACGAAATTGCGTTAATCACTGGTCAAAAACCAGTAGTGACGCGGGCGAAAAAAGCGATCGCTGGCTTTAAAATTCGTCAAGGGATGCCTGTCGGTATTATGGTAACCCTGAGAGCCGAGAGAATGTATGCCTTTCTTGACAGACTTGTTAGCCTATCACTACCCAGAATTAGAGATTTTCGCGGCGTCAGCCCTAAAAGCTTTGACGGACGCGGGAACTATACTCTGGGTGTCAGAGAACAGCTAATTTTTCCAGAAGTCGAGTACGACAACATCGATCAAGTCCGTGGTTTGGATATTTCCATTATCACCACAGCAAAAAACGACGAAGAGGGTCGTGCCTTACTTAAAGAATTAGGAATGCCCTTTCGCGATCAATAA
- the rpsQ gene encoding 30S ribosomal protein S17, translated as MAVKERVGLVVSDKMQKTVVVAIENRAPHPKYGKIVVNTQRYKVHDEENQCKVGDRVRIQETRPLSKTKRWKITEILNVKPT; from the coding sequence ATGGCAGTCAAAGAACGAGTTGGCTTGGTAGTGAGCGACAAAATGCAAAAAACGGTAGTAGTTGCTATAGAAAACCGCGCTCCTCATCCCAAGTACGGCAAGATTGTAGTCAACACCCAGCGCTATAAAGTTCACGACGAAGAAAATCAGTGTAAAGTGGGCGATCGCGTCCGGATTCAGGAAACTAGACCCCTGAGTAAAACTAAACGCTGGAAAATCACAGAAATCCTGAACGTCAAACCTACTTAA